The following is a genomic window from Flavobacteriales bacterium.
CCGCCAGCCCGGGCACCAGGCTGGTGATGGTGAAGTTGGAGAGCGTGGTGGAGCTGGCCGAAGGGGTGGTGATCTGGTTGGGCTCCGGCGACAGGAAGGTGACGTCCAAAGTGGCCAGGTCGCCCACGCACAGGATGATGGAGTCGCACACGCTCTGACCGCTGATCACGGGGGGCACGTTGGCCGTGGTGATGTCCGTGCTGAAGCTGAAGTACTGATCGTCCAGGAAGCTCACTCCGTCGTTGAGGCCGAAGGGTCCGTCATACGCGGTGCCGGGCTGGTCAAAGCGGCCGAACTGGATATAGTCCACGCCGTTGCCCTCGTTCGCGCCCACGCTCGCCGGGGTGCCGCCGAAGCCATTGGTGCCTCCGCTGGCCGAGCCGGTGGTCCACTGCATGTCCTTGTAGCAGAAGCTCACATTCGCGCCGTTCGGCACCACGGGGTCCGTGCCGTCGGTGATGATCAACTGGAAGGTGTTCACCTTGTCGGTCATCTGGCTGAAGTAGCCCACGTTCGTCCAGTTCACGTACATGGCCGTGGGCGTCACCTTGAACTGCACGATGTTGTTGCCGAAGCCCGGCCCACGCAGGTCCACATCCGCCCAGAAAGGCGCCACCATGGTGTAGCCGTTGAAGGGGAAGCCGGTGGAGCTGAAGGTGCCGTAGTACTGGCCGAAGCTGACGTTGCCGTTGATGTTGATGTAGACCGTGTTGTACAGGGTGCCGTACAGGTAGAATTGGAAGGGAAGGACGATGGGGCCGTAGCTGCCGTCATCGGCGTTGTGGAAGCCGCTGGCGTCCCACTGGGTGTTGTTGTCGATCGTGGTGTAGTTGGCGTCCGGCATCACCCAGCAGTCGCAGGTGCTGCTGCCTCCGCGCTGCACGTACGGGTCCGGGGCGGGGGTGACGCCGGTGTTCGGCGCGGGGGGGAAGGTGGCCAGCTTCCACGCGTCGTAGCTGGCCTGATCGTGCGGGGCCTGGGCCGCGCCGCCCAGGGCGGTCAGCACAAGAAGGAGGGTCGCAAGGTGCCGCATGTCCGGTTCAGCGAATGATGTTCACGGTGTTGCTGTAGGCCCGGGCCTTGCCCGCTAGGTCCTCCACCTCGATGGCGTAGAGGTAGGTGCCGCTGGGGCAGGGGTGGCCCTGCAGGTCGTTGCCGTCCCACGCACGAAGGTCGTTGGACGTGAACACCAGGGCGCCTGTGGCCCCGCTGAAGATCCGCACGGCCACGCGTTGATAGTGGCTGCCCTGCGGCACCCACTGCTCGTTCTCCCCGTCGCCGTTGGGGGTGAACACGTTCGGGATGAAGAGCACCGGCTCGGCCACGGCCTCGTTCAAGGGAGAAGGTTCCGGTTCCGCCACGGGCTCCTCCTGCACAGGTGTCTCCGGCTGTGCCGGACGGTCCTCGCCCCGGTTCAGCTCGCGCAGCACCTCCTGCACCACCTGTCGCCCCTCGGGCTCGGAAGTGAACGTGGCGATCGGTTGCGTTCCAGCTGGGGAGGGGACGTCGGCTTGAACCTCCGGGTGTGCTGCTACGGCCCCTGTGTTCCCTTCGGAGCGCTCCGGCGTGCTCGCCGCATGCAGGTCGTGCATCCGGGCGTCGTCCGGTCGGGTGCTGGCTTCGGGTCGAGCACGATCGGCCTGAGGTGCGGTGGTGGTCGCTGGCGCTTCGGGACGTTGCGCCGCGGTCTCCGCGGGGGCGGTGGAGCCCGTCGTGGTTCCCGCCGCCCCGTCCTGGGTCGTCGTGGCCGGTGCATCGGTCGGGGTCACCGGCGCCTGTAGCGTGACCGCGGTGCGCTCGGCATCGGGGGCGGATGGGCTTTCGGCGGCCAGGTACAATCCCCCGGCCACCAGCAGGGCAGCGGCCCCACCGGCCACCCAGCCGAGCAGGGAACTTCCGCTGGCGGCGGCGGCGCCGTGGCCCAACTGGCCTTCGATGGCGGTCCAGGCGGCGGTCGGCACGGGCACCTCGTGGCCGTTGAACCGGTCACGGAGCAGGCTGTTCACGGGGTCGGCCAGGGTCACCTGGTGCTCGATGGCGTCCCACACGCCGGGGTCCACCTCGGCCTCGTGGCCGCTGAACCGCTCGCGCAGCAGGTCGCTCACCAGGTCGGTGCTGGTGGCGGCGCCCAGGGCCAGCTGGCTGGTGATGGCGTCCCAAGCGGCCGGCGGCACGGCCACTTCATGGCCGGCGAAACGGTCGCGCAGGACCTCGATCAGTTCATCCTTCCGCTCCATCGCCATAGATGTCGGCCGCCTCCTTGGGCAGCAGTTTGCGCAGGTAGGCCCGTGCTTTCATGAATTGGCTCTTCGAGGTGTTCTCGCTGATGCCCATCATCTCGCTGATCTCCTTGTGGGCGTAACCCTCGATGGCGAACAGGTTGAAGACGGCGCGGTAGCCGGGGGGCAGGGCCTGGATCAGCTCCATGAGCTCCCCGGTGCTCATCTGCCCCAGCACTTGGGCGTCCTCGCTGTGCAGGTGCTCGGCCTCGGTGAGGTCCAGGCTGTGGTCGTAGGGCTTGTTGCGCCGGATGTGGTCCAGGGCGGTGTTCACCATGGTGCGGGCGATCCAGCCGCCCAGGGGGCCGTCGCCGCGGTAGTGGTCCATTTTCTGGAACACCTTCACGAAGCCGTCCTGCAGGATGTCCTGGGCCTGTTCCCGTCCTGGGGCGTAGCGCATGCAGATGCTCATCATCTTACGGGCGTAGGCACGATACAACTCCTTCTGGGCCAAGGGCTCACCCTTCAGGCATCCGGTCACGAGCTGTTCGTCCGTCATGGCGTCCGTGGGGAATGATGCGATCGGCGGGCGAAAGGTTGCCCGGGCCCCTGCAAGATAAGGCCCTTCCTGCCCGCGAAGCGCGGGGAAGGCCGACAAACCCGGCATCCCGGAGCTCGGGATCGCAGGGCCCTACGGGTTGGTGGAGCGCACGAAGCGCTGCACGCTGCTGCCCCCGGCGCCGCTGACCCGCACCATGTAGGTACCCACGGACAGCCCGCTCAACTCAAGCGTGAGCGGCTTGCTGGTGACGGCCACGGACCGGATCACACGGCCGTCGAGCTCCATAAGATCAACCTGTGCCGCGCCCTCGTCCGGGAGGAGGATGTTCAGCTGGTCGACAGCGGGGTTGGGCGCCAGGGAAAAGGCGATCGGTCCACGTTCGTTCAGCGCAGTGGCCCCGGGGACGACCTCAACCACCACCTTGTAGGTGCTCTCGAGCGGGATCAGGTCATCGTTCTGCCCCAGGTAGGTGACCTGATGGTAGCCGATGTCCTGCGCCTGGGCATCGATCTGGGCAAGGACCTCGATGTGATCCGCCACGGGATTGTTCAGCTGCACGAACGAGTTCAACGTTCCGCATGAGGCCGTCGCGGAGACCAGTTCGCCGGGTCCTCCGGCCAGGATCAACATCTGAAGTTGGACCGTCTGGCCCACCTGCACGGCGACCGTGTCGCATCCGTAGGTGCTGGCGAAGATCGGCGGTACACCAGCGGTGTCGGCGATGTTCAAAAGGAAATGGGTGCTGTCCAGCCAGTCCACCTGATCATTCGCCAGGAAAGGACCATCGTATGCGATGCCGGGGGCATCGTAACGGCCGACTTGTGCGTATTCCACACCATCGCCCAAGTTCACGCCCACGCTAGCGGCCGTGCCTCCGAATCCGCCCATGCCACCTGAGGCGGCCCCGGTGGTCCACTGCATGTCCTTGTAGCAGAAGCTCACATTGTTCCCGAACGAGACCGCGGGGTCGATCCCGTCCGTGATGATCAACTGGAAGGAGTTCACCTTGTCGGTCATCTGGTTGAAGTAGCCCACGTTCGTCCAGTTCACGTACATCGCCGTGGGGGTCACCTTGAACTGCACGATGTTGTTGCCGACGCCCGGCCCACGCAGGTCCACATCCGCCC
Proteins encoded in this region:
- a CDS encoding gliding motility-associated C-terminal domain-containing protein, giving the protein MERKDELIEVLRDRFAGHEVAVPPAAWDAITSQLALGAATSTDLVSDLLRERFSGHEAEVDPGVWDAIEHQVTLADPVNSLLRDRFNGHEVPVPTAAWTAIEGQLGHGAAAASGSSLLGWVAGGAAALLVAGGLYLAAESPSAPDAERTAVTLQAPVTPTDAPATTTQDGAAGTTTGSTAPAETAAQRPEAPATTTAPQADRARPEASTRPDDARMHDLHAASTPERSEGNTGAVAAHPEVQADVPSPAGTQPIATFTSEPEGRQVVQEVLRELNRGEDRPAQPETPVQEEPVAEPEPSPLNEAVAEPVLFIPNVFTPNGDGENEQWVPQGSHYQRVAVRIFSGATGALVFTSNDLRAWDGNDLQGHPCPSGTYLYAIEVEDLAGKARAYSNTVNIIR
- a CDS encoding sigma-70 family RNA polymerase sigma factor, with translation MTDEQLVTGCLKGEPLAQKELYRAYARKMMSICMRYAPGREQAQDILQDGFVKVFQKMDHYRGDGPLGGWIARTMVNTALDHIRRNKPYDHSLDLTEAEHLHSEDAQVLGQMSTGELMELIQALPPGYRAVFNLFAIEGYAHKEISEMMGISENTSKSQFMKARAYLRKLLPKEAADIYGDGAEG
- a CDS encoding T9SS type A sorting domain-containing protein gives rise to the protein MKLRSTFAMLVVLPSLVPAQSFQDADAYQAWKSTLASTAAAAPAHRSGPAPSSVLPKGGGQPCDCWVQPDSSYFTIDNNLAWNATGFQNADDGSHGPIALPFPFDLFGTAVDTAYININGNVSFGTPYISFTSTGFPANTIKLVAPFWADVDLRGPGVGNNIVQFKVTPTAMYVNWTNVGYFNQMTDKVNSFQLIITDGIDPAVSFGNNVSFCYKDMQWTTGAASGGMGGFGGTAASVGVNLGDGVEYAQVGRYDAPGIAYDGPFLANDQVDWLDSTHFLLNIADTAGVPPIFASTYGCDTVAVQVGQTVQLQMLILAGGPGELVSATASCGTLNSFVQLNNPVADHIEVLAQIDAQAQDIGYHQVTYLGQNDDLIPLESTYKVVVEVVPGATALNERGPIAFSLAPNPAVDQLNILLPDEGAAQVDLMELDGRVIRSVAVTSKPLTLELSGLSVGTYMVRVSGAGGSSVQRFVRSTNP